CGTGTAGTATTTTCAAAAGCGGAATGGGACATGGGTGCCGCCTCCTACTTTGGCCAGGATACCGCTCCGTTCTGTAAGGATGTGGAGCACTCCTTGGAACTTTTTGCTAACTTTAAACCGAAAGGTCCCTTTTACCCAGATTGGGGAGAAGATAGAGCCAAGGCCATGTTGGAACAGTGTAAAGGTTAGGAAATGGAAAAATTTCTAAAACTCTTAAGAATATCCATTTATATCACAGCAGGGGTAACCCTGCTTAACCTTTTGTTTTTTCTAAATGAACCATTAACCTGGCCTGTCTTTTTGGAGTACCTAGGTATCTGTTTCTTGTTCAGCTTTGTACTGACCTTGGTAAATGCCTATTACTATGATGGTGTATCCATAAGATATGATTGGGCCACACAACCTAAAGCTCGGCTTTGGGTGGGAGCATTAGGTTCGGTCATACTCTCCATTATTGCCTTTGGACTGGTACGGATGTTTTTATCCATGGTCCTCTATGGAAATTCCTTTAGTAGTTTTTTGGAGAATGAAGAGTCTTTTTCCTATGTTTTTGCCATTATCATTACTGTTTTGATATCCTTGTTTCTGCATGCCTTTCATTTTTATAAGGCACTGCAGGAAAATAAGGTCAAGGAACAGAAAATTATAGCAGGTACGGCATCCGCCAAGTTTGATGCGCTAAAGAACCAATTAGACCCCCACTTTTTGTTCAATAGTCTTAATGTATTGACGAGCTTAATTGAGGAAGACCCGGATCAAGCGCAAAAATTTACAACCTCGCTCTCCAAGGTGTATCGGTATGTTTTGGAACAGAAAAACAAGGATCTCGTTTCCGTGGATGAAGAATTACAGTTCGCCAAGACCTATGTAAAGCTCCTAAAGATGAGGTTCGAGGATAGCATAATCTTGGATATTCCTGAAAAGGCTTCCGATCCGGAGGCCAAAATAGTTCCACTCTCACTACAATTATTGCTGGAAAATGCCGTAAAACATAATATTGTCAACTCGGCAAAACCATTGCATATCAGGATTTATGAGGAAAACGGGCATTTAAAGGTTACCAATAACCTACAGGAAAAACAGGTGGTTAAAAAAAGTAGTGGGGTAGGCTTGCAAAATATTCAGCAGCGCTATGAACTTCTGAGTACGCGAAAAATGAAAATCCAAAAAACGGCCACTGATTTTACCGTGCAGCTTCCCATGTTAACCCAAAAAATATCTGTAGTTGAGACCCAAGAAGATTTTATAGAGGACAAGCGGTATCAAAAGGCCAAGGAGCGTGTAGAGAATATAAAGGGCTTTTACGGAAATCTTATAGCGTATTGTATCGTAATACCCTGTCTGGCTTTTTTAAATTATAAGACAACTAGTTTTCCTTGGATTATCTTTCCGGTAGTGGGCTGGGGCTTTGGGTTACTCACCCATGGCATGGAGGCCTTTGGATACCATCCTATTTGGGGTAAACGTTGGGAGGAAAGGAAATTGCGTGAATTAATGGAAAGGGACGATTTTTAGCCCTTATTTTACTGTAAAATCAGCTTTTGGTTTCCTTGTTTTTATCCCTTATTTGGTTAAACTTCAAAATGTATTTCGCCATATAATCCCCTTTTTTACAATCCATCCTAAAAAAAATACAGTTGGGTACTTCCTTTTTTTAAAACCCCCATACTTTGGGGAAATTTGAAGTGTAATCAAAAATAAATCAGGAGTTCATACTCATTAAAAAAATCAATAACATGGAAACTACAAATGAATTTAAGTACAGGAGAGCAAAGGAAAGAGTTGAAGCTATAAAAGGTTTTTACAATAATTTGCTGGCATATTGCATCATTATCCCTTTTTTAGCTTGGATAAACTATAACACGACCAGTTTTCCATGGGTCCTTTTTCCCGCAATAGGCTGGGGCATAGGTTTGCTTGGTCATTGGTCCAATGCCTATGGGTACAATCCATTTTTTGGTAGGGACTGGGAAAGGAGAAAACTGGAAGAATTTATGAAAAGAGATGAATTTTAAGGAATAAGGTATCTTTAAATAATCCAAAGAATCAATAAACCAACACGTTATGATAAATAATAATCAAGAGTCCAAATATTATAGGGCGAAGGAGCGAGTAGAAAATATAAAGAAGTTCTATACCAGTTTATTATCCTACGCCATCTTTATAGCCTTTTTGGCGGGATTGAATTATTGGATCGATGAGTGGAATTACCCATGGTTTTTATGGGCGGCATTCGGATGGGGAATTGGTTTAATCTTTCAAGCGGTCAAGGCATACGGTTTCAACCCAATACTTGGTAAGGACTGGGAAAACAGAAAGCTAAAAGAGCTGATGAAAGAAGAAGAGGAACAAACAAAATGGAAGTGATGGAAAAAAATAACGAAAAATTGCAAAGGGCCAAGGAAAGGCTTAAGGAATTAAAGGGCTTTTATTGGCACTTGGCAGCCTATATAGGAGTTAACAGCTTTATAAGCATTTCTTCTATTATTGGTAGAATGAGTAACGGAGCCAATTTTTTGGATGTACTGGATTTTGGAACCTTTGCAGTGTGGATATTTTGGGGAATCGGTTTATTTTTCCATGGGATGAAGGTGTTTTCCTATAATCCTATTTTTTCAAAGGAATGGGAAAAGCGACAAATTCAGAAATTTATGGAAAAGGA
This window of the Maribacter cobaltidurans genome carries:
- a CDS encoding 2TM domain-containing protein; protein product: MEKNNEKLQRAKERLKELKGFYWHLAAYIGVNSFISISSIIGRMSNGANFLDVLDFGTFAVWIFWGIGLFFHGMKVFSYNPIFSKEWEKRQIQKFMEKDRQEAEKFGRNGR
- a CDS encoding 2TM domain-containing protein, which translates into the protein METTNEFKYRRAKERVEAIKGFYNNLLAYCIIIPFLAWINYNTTSFPWVLFPAIGWGIGLLGHWSNAYGYNPFFGRDWERRKLEEFMKRDEF
- a CDS encoding 2TM domain-containing protein: MEKFLKLLRISIYITAGVTLLNLLFFLNEPLTWPVFLEYLGICFLFSFVLTLVNAYYYDGVSIRYDWATQPKARLWVGALGSVILSIIAFGLVRMFLSMVLYGNSFSSFLENEESFSYVFAIIITVLISLFLHAFHFYKALQENKVKEQKIIAGTASAKFDALKNQLDPHFLFNSLNVLTSLIEEDPDQAQKFTTSLSKVYRYVLEQKNKDLVSVDEELQFAKTYVKLLKMRFEDSIILDIPEKASDPEAKIVPLSLQLLLENAVKHNIVNSAKPLHIRIYEENGHLKVTNNLQEKQVVKKSSGVGLQNIQQRYELLSTRKMKIQKTATDFTVQLPMLTQKISVVETQEDFIEDKRYQKAKERVENIKGFYGNLIAYCIVIPCLAFLNYKTTSFPWIIFPVVGWGFGLLTHGMEAFGYHPIWGKRWEERKLRELMERDDF
- a CDS encoding 2TM domain-containing protein — translated: MINNNQESKYYRAKERVENIKKFYTSLLSYAIFIAFLAGLNYWIDEWNYPWFLWAAFGWGIGLIFQAVKAYGFNPILGKDWENRKLKELMKEEEEQTKWK